One bacterium genomic window carries:
- a CDS encoding sigma 54-interacting transcriptional regulator, which translates to MELDDYRILVTEDDQESASRVIGWLSAAGMRVESTGRLPGIKKLSETTEQALIVIITGAVHEPARQAFLQSIKTAPPALGVICLVEPTEPESLSYFDHLLVDEVFEKPVQDNEIVQAVSRLIERKRLIGSTRIIGRTPAMREVIERVAQYSQVNSTVMISGESGTGKELVAQAIHSLSSRRLKPFIAVNCGAIAEGVLESELFGHEKGSFTGATALRKGHFEFAHGGTIFLDEVGEMPLTVQVKLLRVLEEREIMRVGGSQRIRVDVRVVTATNKNLELEVERGAFRRDLYYRLKVLSIHVPSLRERRDDIPLLFDGFIQQFCRENNRTFAGIDEDAQEVLKNYDWPGNVRELRNLAESMVVLSLGSRIRARDIPEQIYRRGRPERLLPVPFGQDSADSGGPHAEGAELRLLYKAVMTMQQELHEIRQLLLGQRRTGRLEDFYGPPPPPAGSSQGLGHANGDISEIGSVQFEEPEEHSSASRRAGSMREIERQAIQRTLDSVDGNRRRAAKVLGIGERTLYRKIREYGL; encoded by the coding sequence ATGGAACTGGACGATTACAGGATACTGGTGACAGAGGATGACCAGGAATCGGCCTCGCGCGTGATAGGCTGGCTGAGCGCGGCCGGGATGCGGGTCGAGAGCACGGGCCGTCTGCCCGGAATCAAGAAGCTTTCCGAGACGACCGAACAGGCGCTGATCGTGATAATCACCGGGGCCGTGCACGAACCGGCCCGTCAGGCTTTCCTCCAGTCGATCAAGACCGCTCCGCCCGCCCTGGGCGTGATCTGTCTGGTCGAGCCGACCGAGCCGGAGAGCCTGTCGTATTTCGACCATTTGCTGGTGGATGAGGTGTTCGAGAAGCCGGTCCAGGACAACGAGATAGTCCAGGCGGTGAGCCGCCTGATCGAGCGCAAGCGCCTGATCGGCAGCACGCGGATAATCGGCCGCACCCCGGCCATGCGCGAGGTGATAGAGCGGGTGGCCCAGTACAGCCAGGTCAACTCCACGGTGATGATCTCGGGCGAGAGCGGTACTGGAAAGGAACTGGTGGCCCAGGCTATCCACAGCCTGAGCTCCCGCCGCCTGAAACCCTTCATCGCGGTCAACTGCGGCGCTATCGCCGAGGGCGTGCTGGAAAGCGAGCTGTTCGGGCACGAGAAAGGCTCGTTCACCGGGGCCACGGCCCTGCGCAAGGGGCATTTCGAGTTCGCCCACGGCGGGACCATTTTCCTGGACGAGGTGGGCGAAATGCCCCTGACCGTGCAGGTCAAGCTGCTGCGGGTGCTGGAGGAGCGCGAGATCATGCGCGTGGGCGGCAGCCAGCGCATCCGGGTGGATGTGCGGGTGGTGACCGCCACCAACAAGAACTTGGAGCTGGAGGTGGAGCGTGGCGCTTTCCGGCGCGACCTCTACTACCGGCTGAAAGTTCTCTCCATCCATGTGCCGTCGCTCCGGGAGCGCCGCGACGATATCCCGCTGCTGTTCGACGGGTTCATTCAGCAGTTCTGCCGCGAGAACAACCGCACGTTCGCCGGGATCGACGAGGACGCGCAGGAGGTGCTTAAAAACTACGACTGGCCGGGCAACGTGCGCGAGCTGCGCAACCTGGCCGAGTCTATGGTCGTGCTGTCGCTGGGCAGCCGTATCCGCGCCCGGGACATCCCGGAGCAGATCTACCGCCGCGGACGCCCGGAGCGCCTTCTACCGGTGCCGTTCGGTCAGGACAGCGCCGACTCCGGCGGCCCCCACGCCGAGGGCGCCGAGCTGCGGCTCCTCTACAAGGCGGTGATGACCATGCAGCAGGAGCTGCACGAGATCCGGCAGCTCCTTCTGGGCCAACGCCGGACCGGGCGCCTGGAGGATTTCTACGGCCCGCCGCCCCCGCCCGCGGGATCGTCCCAGGGACTCGGCCATGCCAACGGAGATATTTCGGAGATCGGCAGCGTGCAGTTCGAGGAGCCGGAGGAGCACTCCTCCGCCTCGCGCCGCGCGGGCAGCATGCGCGAGATCGAGCGCCAGGCGATCCAGCGCACCCTGGACAGTGTGGACGGCAACCGCCGACGGGCGGCCAAGGTGCTGGGGATCGGCGAGCGCACGCTGTACCGCAAGATCAGGGAGTATGGGCTGTAG